A section of the Candidatus Latescibacterota bacterium genome encodes:
- a CDS encoding response regulator yields the protein MSSKRILVVDDEASIRTLYAQELGDEGYEVETVASAEEATRVLERQRPDLLILDIELPGKNGLTYLREVMGEHRDMPVLISSAYHSYKDDFASWSAEAYVVKSSDLDPLKAKVRELLAD from the coding sequence ATGAGCAGCAAGCGCATTCTCGTCGTCGACGACGAAGCCAGCATCCGGACCCTCTACGCCCAGGAACTGGGCGACGAGGGCTACGAGGTGGAGACCGTGGCGTCCGCGGAGGAGGCCACGCGCGTGCTGGAGCGTCAGCGGCCGGACCTGTTGATCCTCGACATCGAGCTGCCCGGCAAGAACGGCCTGACCTACCTCCGTGAGGTGATGGGGGAGCACCGGGACATGCCCGTGCTCATCAGCAGCGCCTATCACAGCTACAAGGACGACTTCGCGTCCTGGTCCGCGGAGGCCTACGTGGTCAAGTCCTCGGATCTGGATCCGCTGAAGGCCAAGGTGCGGGAACTGCTCGCCGACTGA
- a CDS encoding tetratricopeptide repeat protein: MNVSPWNWYQKLQRRSRRRSVIGTLRGERGRDLETLTQWLDERLARGEKEELEAFFDELGDPLELPSETYSDLIEASFRAQLFEQGLRLAAAWRRREPENARPLNQAARLHSLAGRFEQAHELHRLALSMPGESADSIYQLGCTLLRENRFLEAEDAFRRALTLDPRLAKAYTNLGFSLDRRGERQQAIQQFKRAIQLDPYDAMGHLNLGALYGEQGDFEQAIRLFAKTVELAPDSHEGRMSLGLAYYNSGRYAEALDEFERAQALQPSSGEARFHTALCHSRLGAHRKALAELERAERSFPDDPRIKYYLGLCHVNMNDYAAALPCLRQVIAMHPDDARSHYYLGIVYDKLGQPDAALQSYQQADRLGHRLAQGMSRAARAGA; encoded by the coding sequence GTGAACGTAAGTCCTTGGAACTGGTACCAGAAGCTGCAGCGGCGCTCGCGGCGCCGCAGCGTGATCGGCACCCTGCGCGGCGAGCGCGGGCGCGACCTGGAAACCCTGACCCAGTGGCTCGACGAGCGGCTGGCGCGGGGTGAGAAGGAGGAGCTCGAGGCCTTCTTCGACGAACTGGGCGACCCGCTGGAGCTGCCGTCCGAGACCTACTCCGATCTCATCGAGGCCAGCTTCCGGGCCCAGCTCTTCGAGCAGGGTCTCCGCCTGGCGGCCGCCTGGCGGCGCCGCGAACCCGAGAACGCCCGGCCGCTGAACCAGGCGGCCCGTCTCCACAGCCTCGCCGGCCGCTTCGAGCAGGCCCACGAGCTGCACCGGCTGGCGCTGTCGATGCCGGGCGAGTCCGCCGACAGCATCTACCAGCTGGGCTGCACGCTCCTGCGGGAGAACCGCTTCCTCGAGGCCGAGGACGCCTTCCGCCGCGCCCTGACCCTGGATCCCCGCCTCGCCAAGGCCTACACCAACCTGGGCTTCAGCCTGGACCGGCGGGGGGAGCGGCAGCAGGCGATCCAGCAGTTCAAGCGGGCCATCCAGCTCGACCCCTACGACGCCATGGGGCACCTCAACCTGGGGGCGCTCTACGGGGAACAGGGGGATTTCGAGCAGGCGATCCGGCTCTTCGCCAAGACGGTCGAGCTCGCCCCCGACAGCCACGAGGGCCGCATGAGCCTGGGGCTCGCCTACTACAACAGCGGACGCTACGCCGAGGCGCTGGACGAGTTCGAGCGCGCGCAGGCGCTGCAGCCGTCCAGCGGCGAGGCCCGCTTCCACACGGCGCTCTGCCACTCGCGGCTCGGCGCGCACCGCAAGGCGCTGGCCGAGCTCGAGCGCGCCGAGCGCAGCTTCCCCGACGATCCGCGCATCAAGTACTACCTGGGCCTCTGCCACGTGAACATGAACGACTATGCCGCGGCCCTGCCCTGCCTCAGGCAGGTGATTGCCATGCATCCCGACGACGCGCGCAGCCACTACTACCTGGGCATCGTCTACGACAAGCTGGGCCAGCCCGACGCCGCGCTCCAGAGCTACCAGCAGGCCGACCGCCTTGGACATCGCCTGGCGCAAGGCATGAGCCGCGCGGCCCGGGCGGGCGCCTAG
- a CDS encoding undecaprenyl-diphosphate phosphatase: MSYWDSLLLGIIQGLTEFLPVSSSGHLTLFGALLGVSGHDGDHYRFFVVMTHFGTLLAILIHYRRDLWDMLRAPFRALARGGKPAPGDAQALRLLGILVLGTIPAVVLGLAFDDLLDRLFSAPLPAAIFLAVTGFILLSTRWTGPRATGEVGWRRGFLIGLAQAVAMLPGISRSGSTISAALALGVKRQEAARFAFLLAVPALVGAALFDTLKIESLAAVDWGVILAGTLAAFLSGWLALVWLLRLLARESFWKFSFYCWAASIAGVLILLTRG, translated from the coding sequence ATGAGCTACTGGGACAGCCTGCTGCTGGGGATCATCCAGGGGCTCACCGAGTTCCTGCCCGTGAGTTCGAGCGGACACCTCACGCTCTTCGGCGCCCTGCTGGGCGTGAGCGGCCACGACGGCGACCACTACCGCTTCTTCGTGGTGATGACCCACTTCGGCACCCTGCTGGCGATTCTCATCCACTACCGCCGCGACCTGTGGGACATGCTGCGCGCGCCCTTCCGCGCCCTGGCCCGGGGCGGCAAGCCCGCGCCCGGGGACGCTCAGGCACTGCGCCTGCTCGGCATCCTGGTGCTGGGCACGATTCCGGCCGTGGTGCTGGGCCTGGCCTTCGACGATCTCCTGGACCGGCTCTTCAGCGCGCCGCTGCCGGCGGCGATCTTCCTGGCCGTGACGGGCTTCATCCTCCTCAGCACCCGCTGGACGGGCCCGCGCGCCACCGGCGAGGTGGGCTGGCGGCGCGGCTTCCTGATCGGCCTGGCCCAGGCCGTGGCGATGCTTCCCGGCATCAGCCGCAGCGGCAGCACGATCTCGGCCGCCCTCGCCCTGGGCGTGAAGCGGCAGGAGGCCGCGCGCTTCGCCTTCCTGCTGGCCGTGCCGGCCCTGGTGGGCGCCGCGCTCTTCGACACGCTCAAGATCGAGTCGCTGGCCGCGGTGGACTGGGGCGTCATCCTGGCCGGCACCCTGGCGGCCTTCCTGTCCGGCTGGCTGGCCCTGGTCTGGCTGCTGCGGCTCCTGGCGCGGGAGAGTTTCTGGAAGTTCTCCTTCTATTGCTGGGCCGCGAGCATCGCCGGCGTGCTGATCCTGCTCACGCGGGGCTAG
- a CDS encoding valine--tRNA ligase: protein MSDSAIGSMDKAYAPASVEERLYRAWEEGGYFRPRPDAQGRPPYVICIPPPNVTGILHMGHVLDNTLQDVLIRWQRMRGVETLWVPGTDHAGIATQNVVAKKLRAQGQDPEAMGRDAFVEAAWAWKDEYHARITGQLRRLGCSCDWERERFTMDDGLSAAVQRVFIALYEAGLIYKGEYIVNWDVHDQTALSDEEVEFVEKDGHLWHLRYPLADGEGHLVVATTRPETMLGDTAVAVSPQDASKRAYRGRRVRLPLVGREVPVIEDDFVDPEFGTGFVKVTPAHDPNDFAMGQRHGLESIRVIGFDGRMTEAAGRFAGLTREEARKAVVAAFEAEGLLEKVEPYRHSVGHGQRSGVPVEPMVSPQWYVRMKELAEPAIAAVADGRIRITPTRWEKTYMHWMENIRDWCISRQLWWGHRIPVWTHLDSGEERAAAEAPDASGRWRQDPDVLDTWFSSWLWPFSILGWPEKTSDLARYYPGSTLVTGPDIIFFWVARMIMAGLRFPGDVPFRQVFLHGIVRDKKGRKMSKSLGNSPDPMDLFDSYGVDAVRFSMTMLTPLGGDYLFEDSHMEMGRNFANKLWNASRYVLTRLEESGVVAEGRLGAGAPARGALADWLAAEWQPVGEDALAAPASEDRWIVSRLAATAESVQRDLEAFRFNDAARALYDFLWKEYCDWYLELTKPRVYGDDPAARATALVTAAGVLHAVLRLLHPFMPYVTEAIWERLPGAADRVIAAPWPQLPAALRDETAEAELDFRIALISAVRGLRQELGLAPGKELRLILRSDRPEHARQLEDCRPFLASLAKVSEFALEPASPIKPKPAAGAFLDGLEVWLPLVGLVDLDEERQRLERELAKVEKDLKGSEAKLASQGFLAQAPPEVVEQVRERAEAARDKARRLSESLDNLRE, encoded by the coding sequence ATGAGCGATAGCGCGATCGGCTCCATGGACAAGGCCTACGCGCCCGCCAGCGTGGAAGAGCGGCTCTATCGCGCCTGGGAGGAGGGGGGCTATTTCCGCCCGCGCCCGGACGCCCAGGGCCGGCCGCCCTACGTGATCTGCATCCCCCCGCCCAACGTCACCGGCATCCTGCACATGGGCCACGTGCTCGACAACACGCTGCAGGACGTGCTCATCCGCTGGCAGCGCATGCGGGGCGTGGAGACGCTCTGGGTGCCCGGCACCGACCACGCCGGCATCGCCACGCAAAACGTGGTGGCGAAGAAGCTCCGCGCGCAGGGACAGGACCCCGAGGCCATGGGGCGCGACGCCTTCGTCGAGGCCGCCTGGGCCTGGAAGGACGAGTACCACGCGCGCATCACCGGCCAGCTGCGCCGGCTCGGTTGCAGCTGCGACTGGGAGCGCGAGCGCTTCACCATGGACGACGGGCTCAGCGCCGCCGTGCAGCGGGTCTTCATCGCGCTCTACGAGGCGGGGTTGATCTACAAGGGCGAGTACATCGTCAACTGGGACGTCCACGACCAGACGGCGCTGAGCGACGAGGAAGTGGAGTTCGTCGAGAAGGACGGCCACCTCTGGCACCTGCGCTATCCGCTGGCGGACGGCGAGGGCCACCTGGTGGTGGCCACCACGCGGCCGGAGACCATGCTCGGCGACACGGCCGTGGCCGTGAGCCCGCAGGACGCGTCCAAGCGCGCCTATCGCGGCCGCCGCGTGCGGCTGCCGCTGGTGGGCCGCGAGGTGCCGGTGATCGAGGACGACTTCGTCGACCCCGAGTTCGGCACCGGCTTCGTGAAGGTGACCCCGGCGCACGATCCCAACGACTTCGCCATGGGGCAGCGGCACGGGCTGGAGAGCATCCGCGTGATCGGTTTCGACGGCCGCATGACCGAGGCCGCCGGCCGCTTCGCGGGGCTCACCCGCGAGGAGGCGCGCAAGGCAGTGGTGGCGGCCTTCGAGGCCGAGGGTCTGCTGGAGAAGGTGGAGCCCTACCGGCATTCGGTGGGGCACGGCCAGCGCAGTGGCGTGCCCGTGGAGCCCATGGTCTCGCCCCAGTGGTACGTGCGCATGAAGGAACTCGCCGAGCCGGCGATCGCCGCCGTGGCCGACGGCCGCATCCGCATCACGCCGACGCGCTGGGAAAAGACCTACATGCACTGGATGGAGAACATCCGCGACTGGTGCATCAGCCGTCAGCTCTGGTGGGGGCACCGCATCCCGGTGTGGACGCACCTGGACAGCGGCGAGGAGCGCGCCGCGGCCGAAGCGCCGGACGCGAGCGGCCGCTGGCGGCAGGATCCCGACGTGCTCGACACCTGGTTCTCGAGCTGGCTCTGGCCCTTCTCCATCCTCGGCTGGCCGGAGAAGACGTCCGACCTTGCGCGCTACTACCCGGGCAGCACGCTGGTGACGGGACCGGACATCATCTTCTTCTGGGTGGCGCGCATGATCATGGCCGGTCTGCGTTTCCCCGGCGACGTGCCCTTCCGCCAGGTCTTCCTGCACGGCATCGTGCGGGACAAGAAGGGCCGCAAGATGAGCAAGAGCCTGGGGAACAGCCCGGACCCCATGGATCTCTTCGACAGCTACGGCGTCGACGCCGTCCGCTTCTCCATGACCATGCTCACGCCCCTGGGCGGCGACTACCTCTTCGAGGACTCGCACATGGAGATGGGGCGGAACTTCGCCAACAAGCTCTGGAACGCGAGCCGCTATGTGCTGACGCGTCTGGAGGAGTCCGGCGTGGTGGCCGAGGGTCGCCTGGGCGCGGGCGCGCCGGCCCGCGGCGCGCTGGCCGACTGGCTCGCCGCCGAGTGGCAGCCCGTGGGCGAGGACGCGCTGGCCGCGCCGGCCAGCGAGGACCGCTGGATCGTCAGCCGGCTCGCGGCCACCGCGGAGTCGGTACAGCGCGACCTCGAGGCTTTCCGTTTCAACGACGCGGCCCGCGCGCTCTACGACTTCCTCTGGAAGGAGTACTGCGACTGGTACCTGGAGCTCACGAAGCCGCGCGTCTACGGCGACGACCCCGCCGCCCGCGCCACGGCCCTGGTCACGGCCGCGGGCGTGCTGCACGCCGTGCTGCGCCTGCTGCATCCCTTCATGCCCTACGTCACCGAGGCGATCTGGGAGCGGCTGCCCGGCGCGGCCGATCGCGTGATCGCGGCGCCCTGGCCGCAGTTGCCCGCCGCGCTCCGCGACGAGACCGCCGAGGCCGAACTCGACTTCCGCATCGCGCTGATCTCGGCGGTGCGCGGGCTGCGGCAGGAGCTGGGCCTGGCGCCGGGCAAGGAGCTGCGGCTGATCCTGCGCAGCGACCGGCCCGAGCACGCGCGGCAGCTGGAGGACTGTCGTCCCTTCCTGGCAAGTCTCGCCAAGGTGAGCGAGTTCGCGCTGGAGCCCGCGTCGCCGATCAAGCCCAAGCCCGCGGCGGGGGCCTTCCTCGACGGGCTCGAAGTCTGGCTGCCCCTGGTCGGCCTGGTGGACCTGGACGAGGAGCGCCAGCGCCTCGAGCGCGAGCTGGCCAAGGTGGAGAAGGATCTCAAGGGCAGCGAGGCGAAGCTCGCGAGCCAGGGCTTTCTGGCCCAGGCCCCACCCGAGGTGGTGGAGCAGGTGCGCGAGCGCGCGGAGGCCGCGCGCGACAAGGCGCGCCGCCTGAGCGAGAGCCTGGACAACCTGCGGGAGTAG
- a CDS encoding helix-turn-helix domain-containing protein — MSPERTIGETLRQAREARGLSQEAVGRETRLSLAVLRALESDRLGDMPGELYTANAIRILADYLELDRVELMARAREMLGAAGERPQAAADGVWREEVPETRVAGWRPGPRLIGGVILLVVLAAALWWWLAGRSRTDAATSAQGAVDTAQERPAATPPPAVEEARPADSAAEEAAPPPQEDLGASNAAADTLPAAPAGPAWTEGPVSLPGQAAGTTLRREPALRVTLRALAPCRVQLNVDDRRTVARAMVDGETWTVAAEQFIVLNTTESQALALTVNGETRSLPTPPSNGVLALRIDAPEGGD; from the coding sequence ATGAGCCCCGAGCGCACCATCGGCGAGACCCTCCGGCAGGCCCGCGAAGCCCGCGGCCTGAGCCAGGAGGCCGTGGGGCGCGAGACCCGGCTCTCCCTCGCCGTTCTCCGCGCGCTGGAGAGCGACCGCCTGGGCGACATGCCCGGAGAGCTCTACACGGCCAACGCGATCCGCATCCTCGCCGACTACCTGGAGCTCGACCGCGTGGAGCTGATGGCCCGCGCGCGCGAGATGCTCGGCGCTGCAGGCGAGCGGCCCCAGGCGGCCGCCGACGGCGTCTGGCGCGAGGAGGTGCCGGAGACCCGCGTCGCCGGCTGGCGGCCAGGCCCGCGTCTGATCGGTGGAGTCATCCTGCTGGTGGTGCTCGCGGCTGCGCTGTGGTGGTGGCTGGCCGGGCGCTCACGCACGGACGCGGCGACGTCCGCGCAGGGCGCCGTCGACACGGCGCAGGAGCGGCCCGCCGCGACGCCGCCCCCGGCCGTGGAGGAGGCGCGGCCGGCGGACTCCGCCGCCGAGGAGGCCGCACCCCCGCCGCAGGAGGATCTGGGCGCGTCCAACGCGGCCGCCGACACCCTGCCCGCCGCGCCGGCCGGCCCGGCCTGGACCGAGGGGCCGGTGAGCCTGCCCGGGCAGGCGGCCGGCACCACGCTGCGCCGCGAGCCCGCGCTGCGCGTCACCCTGCGCGCGCTGGCGCCCTGCCGCGTCCAGCTCAACGTGGACGACCGCCGCACCGTGGCGCGCGCCATGGTGGACGGGGAGACGTGGACGGTGGCCGCCGAGCAGTTCATCGTCCTCAACACCACCGAGTCGCAGGCGCTCGCGCTCACGGTGAACGGCGAGACGCGCAGCCTGCCCACGCCGCCGAGCAACGGGGTGCTGGCCCTGCGCATCGACGCGCCGGAGGGCGGCGACTAG
- the uvrB gene encoding excinuclease ABC subunit UvrB, whose amino-acid sequence MSRFSLHSPYAPTGDQPAVIKGLTESLLSGRKYQTLLGVTGSGKTFTMANVIAQVDLPTLIISHNKTLAAQLYGEFRGFFPENAVEYFISYYDYYQPEAFVPATSTYIEKDASINEEIDRLRLNATSNLLTRKDVVVVASVSSIYGLGNPEEFKRMVLHVAIGEEPGRQGILRRLVDMQYERNDLNFARGAFRVRGEVINVFPAYEERAYRIELFGDRVELIEAFDPLTGRGLEVLGELTVFPAKQYVTGRDRLREAIDRIGHDLEERLHEFRNANRLLEAQRLEGRTRYDMEMLREIGFCHGIENYSRYLDGRAPGDRPMCLLDYFPEDFLIILDESHVTAPQIGAMFNGDRSRKETLVEYGFRLPSALDNRPLRFEEFEDLAPRLLFVSATPGPYELQKSGKAVYEQVIRPTGLLDPVIEIRPSRHQVDDLLAEVRARAERGERTLVTTLTKRMSEDLTDYLQAGGVRVAYLHSDIKALDRVAILRQLRVGEVDVLVGINLLREGLDLPEVSLVAVLDADREGFLRSHTSLIQTAGRAARHVSGTVILYADEETDSIRRAVDETARRRALQEAYNAEHHITPVGITKSLEQIDAQTQVGDSRRRQAGEDAAALARDYAHLQVVERIAVLEEEMRKEAAELNFEAAASLRDLVAELKLQLAAGGEEQL is encoded by the coding sequence TTGTCCCGCTTCAGCCTGCACTCCCCCTACGCGCCCACGGGCGACCAGCCCGCGGTGATCAAGGGCCTCACCGAGAGCCTGCTCTCCGGCCGCAAGTACCAGACGCTGCTGGGCGTCACCGGCAGCGGCAAGACCTTCACCATGGCCAACGTGATCGCGCAGGTGGACCTGCCCACCCTGATCATCAGCCACAACAAGACCCTGGCGGCCCAGCTCTACGGCGAGTTCCGCGGCTTCTTCCCCGAGAACGCCGTGGAGTACTTCATCAGCTACTACGACTACTACCAGCCGGAGGCCTTCGTCCCGGCGACGAGCACCTACATCGAGAAGGACGCGTCGATCAACGAGGAGATCGACCGCCTGCGCCTGAACGCCACCAGCAATCTGCTGACGCGCAAGGACGTGGTGGTGGTCGCCAGCGTCAGCAGCATCTACGGCCTCGGCAATCCCGAGGAGTTCAAGCGCATGGTGCTGCACGTGGCGATCGGGGAGGAGCCCGGCCGGCAAGGGATACTGCGTCGCCTGGTCGACATGCAGTACGAGCGCAACGATCTCAACTTCGCGCGCGGGGCGTTTCGCGTCCGGGGCGAAGTGATCAACGTCTTCCCCGCCTACGAGGAGCGCGCCTACCGCATCGAGCTGTTCGGCGACCGCGTCGAGCTGATCGAGGCCTTCGATCCCCTCACCGGCCGCGGACTGGAAGTGCTCGGCGAGCTGACGGTCTTCCCGGCCAAGCAGTACGTGACCGGCCGCGACCGTCTCCGCGAGGCGATCGACCGGATCGGCCACGACCTGGAGGAGCGCCTCCACGAGTTCCGCAACGCGAATCGCCTGCTGGAGGCCCAGCGTCTCGAGGGCCGCACCCGCTACGACATGGAGATGCTGCGCGAGATCGGCTTCTGCCACGGCATCGAGAACTACTCGCGCTACCTTGACGGCCGCGCGCCCGGCGACCGGCCCATGTGCCTGCTGGACTACTTTCCCGAGGACTTTCTCATCATCCTCGACGAGAGCCACGTCACCGCGCCGCAGATCGGCGCCATGTTCAACGGCGACCGCAGCCGCAAGGAGACGCTGGTGGAGTACGGCTTCCGCCTGCCCAGCGCGCTCGACAACCGGCCGCTGCGCTTCGAGGAGTTCGAGGACCTCGCCCCGCGCCTGCTCTTCGTGAGCGCCACGCCGGGTCCCTACGAACTCCAGAAGAGCGGCAAGGCGGTCTACGAGCAGGTGATCCGTCCCACGGGGCTGCTCGATCCCGTGATCGAGATCCGCCCCAGCCGCCACCAGGTGGACGACCTCCTCGCCGAAGTCCGCGCCCGCGCCGAGCGCGGCGAGCGCACGCTGGTGACCACGCTCACCAAGCGCATGTCCGAGGACCTCACCGACTACCTCCAGGCCGGCGGCGTGCGCGTCGCCTACCTGCACAGCGACATCAAGGCGCTGGACCGCGTGGCGATCCTGCGCCAGCTGCGCGTGGGCGAGGTGGACGTCCTCGTGGGCATCAACCTGCTGCGCGAAGGCCTCGACCTGCCCGAGGTGTCCCTGGTCGCGGTGCTGGACGCCGACCGCGAGGGCTTCCTGCGCAGCCACACGAGCCTCATCCAGACGGCGGGCCGCGCGGCGCGGCACGTGTCCGGCACGGTCATCCTCTATGCGGACGAGGAGACGGACTCCATCCGCCGCGCCGTGGACGAGACCGCACGCCGCCGCGCGCTCCAGGAGGCCTACAACGCGGAGCACCACATCACACCTGTGGGCATAACGAAGAGCCTCGAACAGATCGACGCGCAGACCCAGGTGGGCGATTCGCGTCGCCGGCAGGCCGGTGAGGACGCGGCCGCCCTGGCGCGCGACTACGCGCACCTCCAGGTGGTGGAACGGATCGCCGTGCTCGAGGAGGAGATGCGCAAGGAAGCCGCCGAGCTCAATTTCGAGGCCGCGGCCAGCCTGCGCGATCTGGTGGCCGAGCTGAAGCTGCAGCTCGCCGCGGGTGGGGAGGAGCAGCTGTGA
- a CDS encoding nicotinate-nucleotide diphosphorylase (carboxylating) (catalyzes the formation of pyridine-2,3-dicarboxylate and 5-phospho-alpha-D-ribose 1-diphosphate from nictinate D-ribonucleotide) — protein sequence MTRDPWLSWPEDLRAAALPLLRLALDEDLGDAGDLSARNFDPDAAAAPRTARLVAREPGVLAGLPLFLFVFRAAAARLGLAPPLPADGAVPLAAGGIRLLETAPEGLRFNAGETLASLAAPPALLHAGERTALNFLQRLCAVATATSRAVAASCGPAVLDTRKTTPGYRRLEKYAVRMGGGRNHRMGLYDAIMVKDNHKEALGGMAGVMERVATLPLAPERQPELVVEVDSLEELQLLLAHPAARRVNRVLLDNFPPEQVAAAVALRQTLGGGPDFEISGGLRAEDLSDPRYAGVEAASLGSITHGAGALDLALELEA from the coding sequence GTGACGCGCGATCCCTGGCTGAGCTGGCCCGAGGACCTGCGGGCGGCGGCCCTGCCCCTGCTGCGGCTGGCGCTCGACGAGGACCTCGGCGACGCCGGCGACCTGAGCGCGCGGAACTTCGATCCCGACGCCGCCGCGGCGCCCCGCACGGCGCGGCTCGTGGCCCGCGAGCCCGGGGTGCTGGCCGGCCTGCCGCTCTTCCTCTTCGTCTTTCGCGCCGCGGCCGCGCGGCTCGGCCTCGCGCCGCCGCTGCCCGCCGACGGTGCCGTGCCCCTGGCCGCGGGGGGCATCCGTCTGCTCGAGACGGCACCGGAGGGCCTGCGCTTCAACGCGGGCGAGACGCTCGCCAGCCTCGCCGCGCCGCCGGCCCTGCTCCACGCCGGCGAGCGCACGGCGCTCAACTTCCTGCAGCGCCTCTGCGCCGTGGCCACGGCGACGTCCCGCGCGGTGGCGGCCAGCTGCGGCCCCGCCGTGCTCGACACGCGCAAGACCACGCCGGGCTATCGCCGCCTGGAGAAGTACGCCGTGCGCATGGGCGGGGGCCGCAACCACCGCATGGGTCTCTACGACGCGATCATGGTCAAGGACAACCACAAGGAGGCCCTCGGCGGCATGGCCGGCGTGATGGAACGCGTGGCCACCCTGCCGCTCGCGCCCGAACGCCAGCCGGAGCTGGTGGTGGAGGTCGACAGCCTCGAGGAGCTGCAGCTGCTCCTCGCGCACCCCGCCGCGCGGCGCGTGAATCGCGTGCTCCTGGACAACTTCCCGCCCGAGCAGGTGGCGGCGGCCGTCGCCCTCCGGCAGACCCTCGGCGGGGGCCCCGACTTCGAGATCTCCGGCGGGCTCCGCGCCGAGGACCTCTCGGATCCGCGCTATGCCGGCGTGGAGGCGGCGAGCCTGGGTTCCATCACCCATGGCGCCGGCGCGCTGGATCTCGCCCTCGAGCTGGAAGCCTGA
- a CDS encoding biotin--[acetyl-CoA-carboxylase] ligase, translated as MSSPSGESLRLSAREADWSAALRGRLGRPLEIHSALDSAMDRAHALGEAGAPAGACVLTEHQRRGRGRRANDWQDAPGDSLLLALLLRPTWTPARGGLLALGAGLALARAGDAFGLRLALKWPNDVLHGERKVAGVLSEARLSGDGYAQLVLGMGVNVHQRETDFAPALRGRASSLDLAAGRRLSRRDLFATLLVELEAVLDALDTDAAPRLLDAWRERWAHRGRVARDEAGRRLRLMDVDATGALRVESPTGSELLQAGELLVLEEDANAGDD; from the coding sequence ATGTCGTCTCCCTCCGGCGAGTCCCTGCGCCTGAGCGCTCGCGAGGCGGACTGGAGCGCGGCGCTTCGTGGCCGCCTGGGACGTCCCCTCGAGATCCACAGCGCCCTGGACAGCGCCATGGACCGCGCGCACGCGCTGGGGGAGGCGGGCGCGCCGGCCGGGGCCTGCGTGCTCACCGAGCACCAGCGCCGGGGACGCGGGCGGCGCGCCAACGACTGGCAGGACGCGCCCGGCGACAGCCTGCTGCTGGCGCTGCTGCTGCGCCCCACGTGGACGCCGGCGCGCGGGGGACTGCTCGCCCTGGGCGCGGGGCTGGCCCTCGCCCGCGCGGGCGACGCGTTCGGACTGCGTCTCGCGCTGAAGTGGCCCAACGACGTGCTGCACGGCGAGCGCAAGGTGGCCGGCGTGCTGAGCGAGGCGCGTCTGTCCGGGGACGGCTACGCGCAGCTGGTGCTGGGGATGGGCGTGAACGTCCACCAGCGTGAGACCGACTTCGCGCCGGCGCTGCGGGGGCGCGCGTCCTCGCTCGACCTGGCCGCCGGGCGGCGGCTGTCGCGGCGGGACCTCTTCGCGACGCTCCTCGTGGAACTCGAAGCGGTGCTGGACGCGCTCGACACCGACGCTGCGCCGCGGCTCCTGGACGCGTGGCGCGAACGCTGGGCCCACCGCGGGCGCGTCGCGCGCGACGAGGCGGGTCGTCGGCTGCGCCTGATGGACGTGGACGCGACCGGCGCGCTGCGCGTCGAGAGTCCCACGGGTTCGGAGCTGCTCCAGGCGGGCGAGCTGCTCGTCCTCGAGGAGGACGCCAACGCCGGCGACGATTGA
- a CDS encoding type III pantothenate kinase codes for MDTLLCIDIGNSRLKARCWSHGPEGDALSLEGGDVDALLDALAPLLAAAEGRVGLCSVRPSLGLPLARALRARGAQLREIRGDSPAPFPVAVAQRETLGADRLCNAAAAWAASLAPALVIDAGTAVTVDLVDAGGVYRGGAILPGQSLTLRALGAGAEQLFEARPDWPPSPWGRDSAEALAAGALWGGLAALEGLALRYRADWGDAAPVILTGGAAPGLAERWAAGACRLEPDWTLRGVAALCASH; via the coding sequence GTGGACACGTTGCTCTGCATCGACATCGGCAACAGCCGGCTCAAGGCCCGGTGCTGGTCGCACGGGCCCGAGGGCGACGCGCTGTCGCTGGAGGGCGGGGACGTGGACGCGCTGCTCGACGCCCTCGCCCCGCTGCTCGCTGCGGCCGAGGGCCGCGTCGGCCTCTGCAGCGTCCGTCCTTCGCTGGGCCTGCCCCTCGCGCGGGCGCTGCGCGCGCGAGGCGCACAGCTGCGGGAGATCCGCGGCGACAGTCCCGCGCCCTTTCCCGTGGCCGTCGCCCAGCGCGAGACCCTCGGCGCCGACCGCCTCTGCAACGCCGCCGCCGCCTGGGCGGCCTCGCTGGCGCCCGCCCTCGTGATCGACGCGGGCACCGCCGTCACCGTGGATCTGGTCGACGCGGGCGGCGTCTACCGCGGCGGTGCGATCCTGCCGGGGCAGTCGCTCACCCTGCGCGCGCTGGGCGCCGGCGCGGAGCAGCTCTTCGAGGCGCGGCCGGACTGGCCGCCGTCCCCCTGGGGACGCGACAGCGCGGAGGCGCTGGCCGCCGGCGCGCTCTGGGGCGGGCTGGCCGCCCTCGAAGGCCTGGCGCTGCGCTATCGCGCGGACTGGGGGGACGCGGCGCCGGTGATCCTGACCGGCGGCGCCGCCCCCGGGCTCGCCGAGCGCTGGGCGGCGGGCGCCTGCCGGCTGGAGCCCGACTGGACCCTGCGCGGCGTGGCCGCTCTCTGCGCCTCTCACTGA